One Telluria mixta DNA window includes the following coding sequences:
- the accC gene encoding acetyl-CoA carboxylase biotin carboxylase subunit has protein sequence MFEKILIANRGEIALRIQRACREMGIKTVVVHSEADKDAKYVKLADESVCIGPAPSAQSYLSMPAIISAAEVTDAEAIHPGYGFLSENADFAERVEKSGFVFIGPRPESIRIMGDKVAAKQAMIRAGVPCVPGSDGALPDDPKEIIQTARRVGYPVIIKAAGGGGGRGMRVVHTEAALLNAVAMTKTEAGTAFGNPEVYMEKYLENPRHVEIQILADEHKQAVWLGERDCSMQRRHQKVIEEAPAPGIPRKLIEKIGDRCAEACRKIGYRGAGTFEFLYENGEFYFIEMNTRVQVEHPVTEMITGIDIVQEQIRIACGERLRFRQRDIMLSGHAIECRINAEDPFKFTPSPGRITGWHPPGGPGIRVDSHSYAGYYVPPHYDSMIGKVIAYGATRDQAIRRMQIALSEMVVEGILTNIPLHRELMVDARFIEGGTNIHYLEQKLAHKPDLPKDGAIGAKAEAEQ, from the coding sequence ATGTTTGAAAAAATTCTAATCGCCAACCGTGGTGAAATCGCGTTGCGTATCCAGCGCGCCTGCCGCGAGATGGGCATCAAGACGGTCGTCGTGCACTCCGAGGCGGACAAGGACGCCAAGTACGTGAAGCTGGCCGACGAGTCCGTCTGTATCGGCCCGGCTCCGTCCGCACAAAGCTACCTGAGCATGCCGGCGATCATCAGCGCGGCGGAAGTCACGGACGCCGAAGCGATCCACCCCGGCTACGGCTTCCTGTCGGAAAACGCCGACTTCGCCGAACGCGTCGAAAAATCGGGCTTCGTGTTCATCGGCCCCCGTCCGGAATCGATCCGCATCATGGGCGACAAGGTCGCGGCCAAGCAGGCCATGATCCGCGCCGGCGTGCCGTGCGTGCCCGGTTCGGACGGCGCCCTGCCCGACGATCCGAAAGAGATCATCCAGACCGCGCGCCGCGTCGGCTACCCGGTGATCATCAAGGCCGCCGGCGGCGGCGGCGGCCGCGGCATGCGCGTCGTGCACACGGAAGCCGCGCTGCTGAACGCCGTCGCGATGACCAAGACCGAAGCCGGCACCGCGTTCGGCAATCCGGAAGTCTATATGGAGAAGTACCTGGAGAATCCGCGCCACGTGGAAATCCAGATCCTCGCCGACGAGCACAAGCAGGCCGTCTGGCTGGGCGAGCGCGACTGCTCCATGCAGCGCCGCCACCAGAAGGTCATCGAGGAAGCGCCGGCACCGGGCATCCCGCGCAAGCTGATCGAGAAGATCGGCGACCGCTGCGCCGAAGCGTGCCGCAAGATCGGCTACCGCGGCGCCGGCACGTTCGAATTCCTGTACGAGAACGGCGAGTTCTACTTCATCGAGATGAACACCCGCGTGCAGGTCGAACACCCGGTCACCGAAATGATCACCGGCATCGACATCGTGCAGGAACAGATCCGCATCGCCTGCGGCGAGCGCCTGCGCTTCCGCCAGCGCGACATCATGCTGTCGGGCCATGCGATCGAGTGCCGCATCAACGCGGAAGACCCGTTCAAGTTCACGCCGTCGCCGGGCCGCATCACCGGCTGGCACCCGCCGGGCGGCCCCGGCATCCGCGTCGATTCGCATTCGTATGCCGGTTACTACGTGCCGCCGCACTACGACTCGATGATCGGCAAGGTCATCGCCTACGGCGCCACGCGCGACCAGGCGATCCGCCGCATGCAGATCGCGTTGTCGGAAATGGTCGTCGAGGGTATCCTGACCAACATCCCGCTGCATCGCGAACTGATGGTCGACGCCCGCTTCATCGAAGGCGGCACCAACATCCACTACCTGGAGCAGAAGCTGGCCCACAAGCCGGACCTGCCGAAGGATGGCGCGATCGGCGCCAAAGCCGAGGCCGAACAATGA
- a CDS encoding YggT family protein, whose product MLPILKLIVDTAAGVLGGVLLLRFWMQVTRVRPPASIAQFTFTLSDWLVRPLRRIVPGAGGYDWASLLGAFLVVLVASSILLLAGTSGQAVVLIAVVRLLDWILYGFMGLLIIEVIFSWVNPHAPLAPFVHALNDPLLRPLRRVIPPVGGLDLSVLVAFILIQIAQYLLRQVFYI is encoded by the coding sequence GTGCTGCCCATTCTTAAATTGATCGTCGATACCGCGGCCGGTGTGCTGGGTGGCGTCTTGCTGCTGCGTTTCTGGATGCAGGTGACCCGCGTGCGTCCGCCGGCTTCCATCGCGCAATTTACGTTCACGTTGTCCGACTGGCTCGTGCGCCCGCTGCGCCGAATCGTGCCGGGCGCGGGCGGTTACGACTGGGCCAGCCTGCTGGGCGCGTTTCTCGTGGTGCTGGTGGCGTCTTCGATCCTGCTGCTGGCCGGGACGAGCGGCCAGGCCGTCGTGCTGATCGCCGTGGTCCGCCTGCTCGACTGGATCCTGTACGGTTTCATGGGCCTGTTGATCATCGAGGTGATCTTCAGCTGGGTCAATCCGCATGCGCCGCTGGCGCCGTTCGTCCACGCGCTCAACGACCCGCTGTTGCGCCCGCTGCGCCGCGTGATCCCGCCGGTCGGTGGCCTCGATCTGTCGGTGCTGGTGGCTTTCATCCTGATCCAGATCGCGCAGTATCTGCTGCGTCAGGTGTTCTACATCTGA
- a CDS encoding TlpA family protein disulfide reductase codes for MNKKHLAGYVILAAAFTVLGAIAGVKQDAKGPLTTTYSPTDGRPHTAVTNLYATSLNDLAGKPQPLAQWKGKPLLVNFWASWCAPCVSEMPELSELAAKDGGKHFNVIGIGIDSPTNLAEFARKIKISYPLYIGGMGGTDLARGLGNANGGLPFTVLIGADGQVRKTYLGRLKFDQVRADLAKL; via the coding sequence ATGAATAAGAAACACCTGGCCGGCTATGTGATCTTGGCCGCCGCCTTTACCGTGCTCGGCGCCATTGCCGGCGTCAAGCAGGATGCCAAAGGTCCGCTGACGACAACGTATTCGCCCACGGACGGCCGTCCGCACACGGCGGTGACGAATCTGTATGCAACCTCGCTGAACGACCTGGCCGGCAAGCCGCAGCCCCTCGCCCAGTGGAAGGGCAAGCCGCTGCTCGTGAACTTCTGGGCATCGTGGTGCGCGCCGTGCGTGTCGGAGATGCCGGAACTGTCCGAACTGGCGGCCAAGGACGGCGGCAAGCATTTCAATGTGATCGGCATCGGCATCGATTCCCCCACGAATCTCGCCGAGTTTGCCCGCAAAATCAAGATTTCCTACCCACTGTACATAGGCGGCATGGGTGGCACCGACCTCGCGCGCGGCCTCGGCAACGCGAACGGTGGGCTGCCATTTACGGTGCTGATCGGCGCAGATGGGCAGGTCCGCAAGACTTACCTGGGCCGTCTGAAGTTCGATCAGGTACGCGCCGACCTGGCCAAGTTGTAG
- a CDS encoding carbohydrate kinase family protein, protein MTKTSLICGSIAFDKIMQYHGRFGETLLADQLHRVNVSFLVPTLRTEYGGCAVNIAYNLKLLGGEPLIMGTIGQDGGDYLDRMEQQGLATNAIRTIAHAYTAQCFVTADLDGNQINAFHPGAMQFSHENSLADYLPLRVAIVAPDGRDGMIKHARDCAERGVPFIFDPGQQLPMFNGDELLAFIGQASYLACNDYEFEMVMDRTGLPLQDIAARLDALIVTRGEHGSDIYAGGEHHKIPAVPAASVVDPTGCGDAYRAGLLFGIANDLDWPTTGRLASLLGAIKIAHQGGQNHSFTPSEIADKFEAAFGYRF, encoded by the coding sequence ATGACCAAGACCTCGCTGATCTGCGGCTCGATCGCCTTCGACAAGATCATGCAATACCATGGCCGTTTCGGCGAAACCCTGCTGGCCGACCAGCTGCACCGCGTGAACGTCTCGTTCCTCGTGCCGACCTTGCGCACGGAATACGGCGGCTGCGCCGTCAACATCGCCTACAACCTGAAGCTGCTGGGCGGCGAGCCGCTCATCATGGGCACCATCGGCCAGGACGGGGGCGACTACCTCGACCGCATGGAGCAGCAAGGCCTCGCCACCAACGCGATCCGCACCATCGCCCACGCGTACACGGCCCAGTGCTTCGTCACGGCCGACCTGGACGGCAACCAGATCAACGCGTTCCACCCGGGCGCGATGCAGTTCTCGCACGAGAACAGCCTGGCCGACTACCTGCCGCTGCGCGTGGCGATCGTCGCGCCGGACGGCCGCGACGGCATGATCAAGCACGCGCGCGACTGCGCGGAACGGGGCGTGCCGTTCATCTTCGACCCGGGCCAGCAGCTGCCGATGTTCAACGGCGACGAACTGCTGGCCTTCATCGGCCAGGCCAGCTACCTCGCCTGCAACGACTACGAATTCGAGATGGTGATGGACCGCACGGGCCTGCCGCTGCAGGACATCGCGGCGCGCCTGGACGCGCTCATCGTCACCCGCGGCGAGCACGGTTCGGACATCTATGCCGGCGGCGAGCACCACAAGATCCCGGCCGTGCCGGCGGCCAGCGTGGTCGATCCGACGGGCTGCGGCGATGCCTACCGCGCCGGCCTGCTGTTCGGCATCGCCAATGACCTCGACTGGCCCACGACGGGCCGCCTGGCCAGCCTGCTGGGCGCCATCAAGATCGCCCACCAGGGCGGCCAGAACCACAGCTTCACGCCTTCGGAGATCGCGGATAAATTCGAAGCAGCCTTCGGCTACCGCTTCTAA
- the aroQ gene encoding type II 3-dehydroquinate dehydratase, protein MAKKLLLLNGPNLNLLGTREPAVYGATTLADIEQAATAQAREAGAEIVCFQSNHEGALIDRIHAARQEGVDAIVINPGGLTHTSVALRDALAGVDIPFVEVHISNIYKREEFRHHSFLSAIALGTICGLGADGYRFAIDFVLKQR, encoded by the coding sequence ATGGCGAAAAAGCTACTGCTGCTCAATGGCCCCAATTTGAATTTACTGGGGACACGTGAGCCTGCGGTGTACGGCGCGACGACGCTCGCCGACATCGAGCAGGCCGCCACCGCCCAGGCACGGGAAGCCGGGGCGGAGATCGTCTGTTTCCAAAGCAACCATGAAGGCGCGCTGATCGACCGTATCCACGCTGCCCGCCAGGAAGGCGTGGACGCGATCGTCATCAACCCGGGCGGTTTGACCCATACCAGCGTAGCGCTGCGCGATGCGCTGGCGGGGGTGGACATTCCGTTCGTGGAAGTGCACATCTCTAATATTTACAAGCGCGAGGAATTCCGGCACCACTCCTTCCTGTCGGCGATCGCGCTGGGCACGATCTGCGGGCTGGGAGCGGATGGATATCGCTTTGCCATCGACTTCGTGCTGAAACAACGTTAA
- a CDS encoding DUF3426 domain-containing protein: MALATQCPHCHTTFRVAADQLKLRGGIVRCGSCQRIFDGNAHLIDLDKPATPAPVQEDDALPVYTLDFDHTFDPLGILPKPADDVPEPPRAHVWRRAPEAEEAPETAAVEAPVAADYAPADRVEPQLEAVVHAAPDTEPEPEPEPAEDVVAEPPPASAYAPADRIEPSFDLPVTEEIVAQPLPDYEPEAEPEPEPEPEPQPEPVPEPPAPPSDAPPFLPLRASAASEPPAPAPAMIPPVVKPARSKAARATEARGRRSKLTPTKIEPPKLRLAAEGDTDEPEFVKRSRRQERMGRTQRMLMAAGAVVLLLMLLAQAVLGFRNTLAAQHPGLKPALGAACAVLGCRVELPAQAENLVIETGELTTLGPNTYALNTLLRNQGSLVLAWPSIELELTDASDKPVLRRVLAPADYLPRGTSPASGFGPHSEQPVTLHFTLDGLQPSGYHTFVFYP; the protein is encoded by the coding sequence ATGGCGCTCGCCACCCAGTGCCCGCATTGCCACACCACGTTCCGCGTCGCCGCGGACCAGCTCAAGCTCCGCGGCGGCATCGTCCGCTGCGGGTCTTGCCAGCGCATCTTTGACGGCAACGCCCACCTGATCGACCTGGACAAGCCGGCCACGCCGGCGCCCGTCCAGGAAGACGACGCGCTGCCCGTCTACACCCTCGACTTCGACCACACCTTCGATCCGCTCGGCATCCTGCCGAAGCCTGCCGACGACGTGCCCGAGCCCCCGCGCGCGCACGTGTGGCGACGCGCGCCCGAGGCCGAGGAAGCGCCGGAAACGGCCGCAGTCGAAGCGCCGGTTGCGGCGGACTACGCCCCCGCGGACCGCGTCGAACCGCAACTGGAAGCGGTGGTCCACGCGGCGCCCGATACCGAACCGGAGCCCGAGCCCGAGCCCGCCGAAGACGTCGTCGCCGAACCGCCGCCTGCAAGCGCGTACGCGCCCGCCGACCGCATCGAACCGAGTTTCGACCTGCCGGTGACCGAGGAAATCGTCGCCCAGCCGCTGCCGGACTACGAACCTGAAGCGGAGCCGGAGCCGGAACCGGAGCCGGAGCCGCAACCCGAGCCCGTCCCTGAACCGCCCGCGCCGCCATCCGACGCCCCGCCCTTCCTGCCGCTGCGCGCATCGGCCGCGAGCGAACCGCCCGCGCCGGCACCGGCGATGATCCCGCCCGTGGTGAAGCCGGCGCGCAGCAAGGCCGCGCGTGCCACCGAAGCGCGCGGACGGCGGTCCAAGCTGACGCCGACGAAGATCGAACCGCCGAAGCTGCGCCTCGCGGCCGAGGGCGATACCGACGAGCCGGAGTTCGTCAAGCGCAGCCGCCGCCAGGAACGCATGGGCCGCACGCAGCGCATGCTGATGGCGGCGGGTGCCGTCGTGCTGCTCCTCATGCTGCTGGCCCAGGCGGTACTGGGCTTCCGCAACACGCTGGCCGCGCAGCATCCGGGCCTGAAACCGGCGCTGGGGGCCGCGTGCGCTGTCCTGGGCTGCCGCGTGGAGCTGCCCGCGCAGGCCGAGAACCTCGTCATCGAGACGGGCGAACTGACCACGCTCGGCCCGAACACGTACGCACTCAATACGCTGCTGCGCAACCAGGGCAGCCTCGTGCTGGCCTGGCCCAGCATCGAGCTCGAGCTGACCGACGCCAGCGACAAGCCGGTGCTGCGCCGGGTGCTGGCGCCCGCCGACTACCTGCCGCGCGGCACGTCGCCGGCCAGCGGTTTCGGCCCGCATTCGGAGCAACCGGTCACGCTGCATTTCACGCTGGATGGCCTGCAGCCGTCCGGCTATCACACTTTCGTTTTCTATCCTTGA
- the accB gene encoding acetyl-CoA carboxylase biotin carboxyl carrier protein → MDLRKLKTLIDLVAESDIAELEVTEGESKVRIVKSSAIPQNQMVMVPQQGVQQFSTPAMAAPATAPAAAPAAPAEPTGHVVKSPMVGTFYRSSAPGAPAFVEVGANVKEGDTLCIIEAMKLLNEIDADASGTITKILVENGQPVEFGQPLFVIG, encoded by the coding sequence ATGGATCTAAGAAAACTCAAGACACTGATCGACCTCGTCGCCGAGTCGGATATCGCCGAACTCGAAGTGACCGAAGGCGAAAGCAAGGTCCGCATCGTCAAGTCCTCGGCAATCCCGCAGAATCAGATGGTCATGGTGCCGCAGCAAGGCGTCCAGCAATTCTCGACTCCGGCCATGGCGGCGCCGGCAACCGCGCCCGCGGCAGCCCCGGCCGCGCCGGCCGAACCGACCGGCCACGTCGTCAAGTCGCCGATGGTCGGCACCTTCTACCGTTCCTCGGCACCGGGCGCTCCGGCATTCGTCGAAGTGGGCGCGAACGTGAAGGAAGGCGATACCCTGTGCATCATCGAAGCGATGAAGCTCCTGAATGAAATCGATGCCGACGCCTCCGGCACCATCACCAAGATCCTGGTGGAAAACGGCCAGCCCGTCGAATTCGGCCAGCCGCTGTTCGTGATCGGCTAA
- the prmA gene encoding 50S ribosomal protein L11 methyltransferase produces the protein MSWTEVIIEIAREHAEGLSDALMEAGALSVSVEDADEGTDAEKPLFGEPGMVPKEAAWDHSRVVALTDEDADQGAIVAEAAAAIGLQQAPAFATRPVADADWVRLTQSQFEPIHIGKNIWVVPSWHEAPDPDALILEVDPGLAFGTGSHPTTRLCMEWLEAHPAPGKSVLDYGCGSGILAMVAKKLGAADVTGVDIDEQAIESAKLNAERNRCEIDFYVPDDFVASTHGNERFDIVVANILSSPLKLMAPMLSGRVADGGFLILSGVLARQAEEVAAAYAPFIKLGVWAELDGWVALHGQLGAASAPGARATADGSK, from the coding sequence ATGAGTTGGACCGAAGTCATCATCGAGATCGCACGCGAGCATGCCGAGGGGCTCTCCGACGCCCTGATGGAAGCGGGCGCGCTGTCGGTCTCGGTGGAAGACGCGGACGAAGGCACGGACGCGGAAAAACCCCTGTTCGGCGAACCGGGCATGGTGCCCAAGGAAGCCGCCTGGGACCACAGCCGCGTCGTCGCGCTGACGGACGAGGATGCCGACCAGGGCGCGATCGTGGCAGAAGCTGCGGCCGCCATCGGCTTGCAGCAGGCGCCCGCGTTCGCGACGCGTCCCGTCGCGGACGCCGACTGGGTGCGCCTCACGCAATCGCAGTTCGAGCCGATCCACATCGGCAAGAACATCTGGGTCGTGCCGAGCTGGCACGAAGCCCCGGATCCCGATGCGCTGATCCTCGAAGTCGACCCCGGCCTCGCATTCGGCACGGGCAGCCATCCGACCACGCGCCTGTGCATGGAATGGCTGGAAGCCCACCCGGCGCCCGGCAAATCCGTGCTGGACTACGGCTGCGGCTCGGGCATCCTCGCGATGGTCGCGAAGAAGCTCGGCGCGGCGGACGTCACGGGTGTCGACATCGACGAGCAGGCGATCGAATCGGCGAAGCTGAACGCGGAACGCAACCGCTGCGAGATCGACTTCTACGTGCCGGACGACTTCGTCGCCTCCACGCACGGCAACGAACGTTTCGACATCGTCGTCGCGAACATCCTGTCGAGCCCATTGAAGCTGATGGCGCCGATGCTGTCGGGACGCGTGGCCGACGGCGGTTTCCTGATCCTGTCGGGCGTGCTGGCGCGCCAGGCCGAGGAAGTGGCTGCCGCGTACGCACCTTTCATCAAGCTGGGCGTCTGGGCCGAGTTGGACGGCTGGGTCGCCCTCCACGGGCAGCTCGGCGCGGCGTCTGCACCGGGAGCACGTGCTACGGCCGACGGCAGCAAATAA